In a single window of the Acidobacteriota bacterium genome:
- the amrB gene encoding AmmeMemoRadiSam system protein B — protein sequence MSKQLPSLRRGLDIFPSPVPDRPGLLIRDPFRYSDEILIIPPILAAGLSFFDGESTVLDCQAYISKLVGQLVPSDVIETMGDVLQQNGYLETEEFERLKATRHAQFASAAQRDPAHAGSGYPTEMDELKTLLDEYLNDSLAPATDPILGLAAPHVSPFGGWKSYAAAYGRLSGAAKQNVADKTVIVLGTSHYGRPEAFGLTRKPFVTPLGTLHPDLELIDFLTEQADGSIVHEDYCHSIEHSIEFQCVFLQQMLGSDFKILPILCGPFAKALYYGEPPENDDKVLRFFDALGELADLNRSKLFWVLGIDLAHVGRRYGDELIARADEDAMLEVKEHDLQRLSMVCEGRSEEFFELVKPEEDRLKWCGFSPLYTFLNAVPEARGKLLRYEQWNIDEESVVSFAGLEFV from the coding sequence ATGAGCAAACAATTACCAAGTCTTCGCCGTGGATTAGATATTTTTCCTTCGCCAGTGCCTGACCGTCCAGGATTATTGATTCGCGATCCCTTTCGTTACTCAGATGAAATTTTGATCATCCCTCCCATCCTGGCCGCCGGATTGAGCTTTTTTGATGGCGAAAGCACAGTGCTTGATTGTCAGGCGTACATTAGCAAGCTGGTCGGCCAGCTTGTGCCGAGCGATGTCATTGAAACGATGGGCGATGTGTTGCAGCAAAACGGGTATCTGGAAACCGAAGAGTTTGAGAGATTGAAAGCAACTCGCCACGCGCAATTTGCCTCCGCAGCGCAAAGAGATCCCGCGCACGCTGGTTCCGGTTATCCCACCGAGATGGATGAGTTAAAGACACTGCTGGACGAATATCTGAACGACAGTTTGGCGCCTGCGACTGATCCGATCCTTGGATTGGCAGCGCCTCACGTCAGCCCGTTCGGAGGCTGGAAATCCTATGCGGCGGCTTATGGGCGATTGAGCGGCGCGGCTAAACAAAATGTCGCGGATAAAACCGTCATTGTATTGGGCACTTCGCATTATGGGCGACCGGAAGCGTTTGGGTTGACTCGCAAACCATTTGTGACTCCGTTGGGCACTCTGCACCCGGACCTTGAATTGATAGATTTTTTGACCGAGCAGGCGGACGGTTCCATCGTTCACGAAGATTATTGCCATAGCATAGAGCACTCGATTGAATTTCAATGCGTCTTTCTTCAGCAGATGCTTGGATCTGATTTCAAAATTCTTCCGATTCTTTGCGGGCCTTTTGCCAAAGCACTGTATTACGGTGAGCCGCCGGAAAACGATGATAAGGTGTTGCGGTTTTTCGATGCTTTAGGGGAATTGGCTGATTTGAATCGCTCAAAACTGTTTTGGGTTTTGGGAATTGACCTGGCTCACGTGGGAAGGCGATATGGCGATGAATTGATCGCTCGTGCCGATGAAGACGCAATGCTGGAAGTAAAAGAGCATGACCTGCAACGATTGAGCATGGTTTGCGAGGGAAGAAGCGAAGAGTTTTTTGAGTTGGTAAAACCGGAAGAGGATCGGTTGAAGTGGTGTGGCTTTTCGCCCCTGTACACTTTTCTGAATGCGGTGCCTGAAGCGCGCGGCAAATTGCTGCGGTATGAACAATGGAATATTGACGAAGAATCTGTTGTCAGTTTTGCCGGGCTGGAATTTGTCTGA
- a CDS encoding MFS transporter, with product MEKPRLSFWQIWNMSFGFMGIQFGWGLQLANMSGIYAQLGANPDQIPILWLAGPMTGLLVQPIIGSMSDRTWNRLGRRRPYFLVGAILSSIALFWMPNSGTLWMAAGLLWVLDASINVSMEPFRAFVADKLPNEQRTTGFVMQSFFIGIGQTVANALPYLFARFGVTGTTASGVSQTVRYSFQLGALAFLVCVLYTVFTTKEYPPDDLEAFRRQKEQSQGLGKFLAEIGSAIREMPATMKQLAIVQIFTWLGLFCMWMFFGLTTSYHVFKAPNAQSELFRQGGEWAGICFAMYSVVCFLVAFALPKVAAATSRKFVHAASLVCGGVGLLSVVLIQNQYLLLLTMVGVGIAWASILSMPYAILSSALPPSRMGVYMGVFNFFIVIPEIIASLTFQPLVKHVFQNNPLYVVMLGGASLLVAALLVLRVHDKEEDLVEQPIALSAAAD from the coding sequence ATGGAAAAACCACGACTGAGCTTCTGGCAAATTTGGAACATGAGCTTTGGCTTTATGGGCATTCAATTTGGCTGGGGATTGCAACTGGCGAATATGAGCGGGATTTACGCGCAACTCGGCGCAAACCCCGACCAGATTCCGATCCTATGGTTGGCCGGGCCGATGACGGGATTGTTGGTGCAACCGATCATTGGTTCGATGAGCGACCGCACCTGGAACCGTCTTGGTCGTCGCCGTCCGTATTTTCTGGTCGGCGCAATCCTCAGTTCGATTGCGCTGTTTTGGATGCCGAATTCCGGGACGCTCTGGATGGCCGCCGGCTTGTTGTGGGTGTTGGATGCCAGCATCAATGTTTCGATGGAACCGTTTCGCGCCTTTGTCGCTGACAAGCTGCCAAACGAACAACGAACGACGGGATTTGTTATGCAATCGTTTTTCATCGGCATCGGACAGACTGTAGCCAACGCGCTGCCTTACCTGTTTGCGCGTTTTGGCGTGACCGGAACAACGGCGAGCGGCGTTTCGCAAACTGTTCGATATTCGTTTCAGCTTGGCGCGCTGGCGTTTCTAGTTTGCGTGCTGTACACGGTTTTTACTACCAAAGAATATCCGCCCGACGATCTGGAAGCCTTTCGTCGCCAGAAAGAACAGTCTCAAGGCTTGGGCAAATTCCTGGCGGAAATTGGCAGCGCAATTCGCGAGATGCCAGCGACGATGAAACAACTTGCCATCGTCCAAATCTTCACGTGGTTGGGATTGTTTTGTATGTGGATGTTCTTTGGCCTGACGACTTCGTATCACGTGTTCAAAGCGCCCAACGCGCAATCCGAACTGTTTCGGCAAGGCGGCGAATGGGCGGGTATCTGCTTTGCGATGTACTCCGTCGTCTGTTTTCTGGTGGCGTTTGCGCTGCCGAAAGTCGCCGCAGCCACCAGCCGCAAATTCGTTCACGCAGCTTCGCTGGTTTGCGGCGGCGTCGGATTGTTGTCGGTCGTTTTGATCCAAAATCAATACTTGTTGTTGCTGACGATGGTCGGCGTAGGCATCGCATGGGCTTCGATCCTTTCGATGCCTTACGCGATTTTGTCTAGTGCTTTGCCGCCATCGCGAATGGGCGTTTACATGGGCGTGTTCAACTTTTTCATCGTCATTCCGGAAATCATCGCCTCGCTGACGTTTCAGCCTTTGGTTAAACATGTCTTTCAGAATAACCCGCTGTATGTGGTGATGCTGGGCGGCGCGAGCTTGCTGGTCGCAGCGTTGCTGGTGCTGCGCGTGCACGACAAAGAAGAAGACCTGGTTGAACAACCAATTGCTCTTTCCGCAGCGGCGGACTGA
- a CDS encoding TonB-dependent receptor — METRRRALRLICLMFVCCAVAGAVLGQAVYGSLFGTVTDTHGLAVSGAEVTITNVATGVSETAKTNETGRYNQTRLIPGAYRIRVQTTGFKAAVVDSVAVSVDAAAEVNLALQPGEISDEINVSAEAPLLKTDRADVSVTLETRQITDLPILDRNFTKYILLTPGAQQLQWQQSSAENPQGSVQTMLNGQHFSGTGYQLDGTENRDPILGLIVINPNLEAIGEAKITSQNYDAEFGQAIAGAVSVSTRSGTNNLHGAAYLFRQNDQLQARNPLFQFQRDPLTGKFIPDTLRNQFGGAIGGAIVKNRLFFFGDYDGLRSRVGGSQLLTVPTAAARQGDLSAYGINIYDPATTRTDASGNLIARDPFAGNKIPANRLSPQALNILKLIPLPNVAKASANGTLDNFIASGSEGFDKDSFDIRIDGKSSERLNMFGRYSFADFSINGPTAFGAAGGMELVSLGGMSNVRNQSVAYGFDYTWNGSLVTDFRFGFFRYRVNVLPGDFGNNTSSEVGVPGLNLDKFSSGLFAGFVIDPRKQNLVGGFSLGSEELRKGFNFGYGQFVNRCGCPLDQDENQFQFVSNTTKLTGNHAVKVGIDVRRAFNLRIPSDLHRSGELIFDTGRTRGVTGGGLGLATFLLGDVSSFGRYISSNTDARERQWRHFYYGQDTWRTTRKLTVNFGLRLDVINPQTVNQPGNGGFLDLTTGEIQVAGVGNTPLNGGVENSLNPAPRLSVAYKVTNKFVVRAGYGRSFDIGVFGSLFGHTVTQNLPVLAVQQINAPSNFDRVFTLAQGPPAFTAFYGLNATPKNGGQPNFSLPASGKFFLPDGVFARAIPDKQRLPMLDAWNMTVQYELTSTLSVEAAYVGNKGTHVFAGDGPQFDVNQPTLTGFGTLSRDQRRPLFNRFGWRQQIDSFCNCADDRYDSAQFKLTKRFSETAFGSHAILMHYTIQRSLQDAQDYFIHDAALNRGPADWDRTHNFVFSHLWELPIGKGKKWFGGASRRTDWLVGGWQINSNTFVQSGLPYSFCYDTGANSDTGPCRPNVNGDPKPQLSNGSYNYDTSVLSNPGIGKFGNQPRNALRGPGYWRTDASLFKKFRFDESREIEFRVESVNVFNHVNLGMPTSFIGSFDQTTGKLQANPVLGSIFTTANFGADPMRNLQFALKIKF; from the coding sequence ATGGAAACCAGACGGAGAGCCTTGCGGCTTATCTGCCTTATGTTCGTTTGCTGTGCTGTTGCGGGAGCGGTTTTGGGACAAGCTGTGTACGGCAGCTTGTTTGGAACGGTTACCGATACGCACGGATTGGCTGTAAGCGGCGCGGAAGTGACCATTACGAATGTGGCCACGGGCGTCAGCGAAACAGCGAAAACGAACGAAACGGGGCGTTACAATCAGACGCGGCTGATTCCCGGCGCTTATCGCATTCGGGTCCAAACCACAGGGTTCAAAGCGGCAGTGGTTGATTCCGTCGCTGTCAGCGTTGACGCCGCAGCCGAAGTCAACCTGGCGTTGCAGCCCGGAGAAATTTCCGACGAGATCAATGTTTCCGCCGAAGCGCCACTGCTGAAAACCGACCGGGCAGACGTTTCTGTGACGCTGGAAACGCGGCAGATCACGGACCTACCGATTCTTGACCGCAACTTCACGAAATACATTTTGCTGACGCCGGGCGCGCAGCAGTTGCAGTGGCAACAATCCTCTGCTGAAAACCCCCAAGGTTCTGTGCAAACGATGCTCAACGGCCAGCATTTCAGCGGCACGGGTTATCAACTGGACGGGACGGAAAACCGTGATCCGATTCTGGGTTTGATCGTCATCAATCCGAACCTGGAAGCCATCGGCGAGGCCAAAATTACTTCGCAAAATTACGACGCCGAATTCGGGCAGGCCATCGCCGGAGCGGTTTCAGTTTCGACTCGTTCAGGGACGAACAACTTGCATGGCGCGGCGTATCTGTTTCGGCAAAACGATCAGTTACAGGCGCGCAATCCGCTGTTTCAGTTTCAGCGCGATCCGCTGACGGGAAAATTCATTCCCGACACTCTCAGAAATCAGTTTGGCGGAGCCATCGGCGGAGCTATCGTCAAAAACCGATTGTTCTTTTTTGGTGACTACGACGGGTTGCGAAGCCGCGTCGGCGGCTCGCAATTGCTGACGGTTCCTACGGCTGCGGCGCGGCAAGGTGATTTAAGCGCTTACGGCATCAACATTTATGACCCGGCAACGACGCGCACGGACGCAAGTGGCAACCTCATCGCCCGCGATCCCTTTGCTGGGAACAAGATTCCGGCGAATCGGTTGTCGCCGCAGGCGCTGAACATTCTGAAATTGATTCCGCTGCCGAATGTCGCGAAGGCTTCAGCCAATGGCACGCTGGATAATTTCATCGCTTCGGGCAGCGAAGGCTTCGACAAAGACAGTTTCGACATTCGCATTGATGGCAAAAGCAGCGAACGGCTGAACATGTTTGGCCGCTACAGCTTCGCCGATTTCTCGATCAATGGCCCGACGGCGTTTGGCGCGGCGGGCGGTATGGAACTGGTTTCACTGGGCGGGATGTCGAACGTTCGCAATCAGAGCGTTGCGTATGGGTTCGATTACACCTGGAATGGTTCGCTGGTGACGGATTTTCGTTTCGGTTTTTTTCGCTATCGGGTGAATGTGCTGCCGGGCGATTTTGGCAACAACACGTCCAGCGAAGTTGGTGTGCCGGGATTGAACCTGGACAAATTTAGTTCCGGTTTGTTCGCTGGATTCGTGATTGATCCGCGCAAACAGAATTTGGTTGGCGGATTCAGTCTGGGATCAGAAGAGTTGAGGAAAGGGTTTAATTTTGGTTATGGCCAATTCGTTAATCGTTGCGGCTGCCCATTGGATCAGGACGAAAACCAGTTCCAATTCGTCAGCAACACGACAAAGCTGACAGGGAATCACGCTGTGAAAGTTGGCATTGATGTGCGGCGAGCCTTCAATTTGCGCATCCCTTCCGACCTGCATCGTTCCGGCGAATTGATTTTTGACACTGGACGAACTCGCGGCGTGACAGGCGGTGGGCTTGGGCTGGCAACGTTCCTGCTTGGAGACGTGAGCAGCTTTGGGCGATACATCAGCTCGAATACCGATGCGCGCGAACGCCAGTGGCGGCATTTTTATTATGGCCAGGACACCTGGCGAACGACGCGGAAACTGACGGTGAATTTCGGATTGCGACTGGATGTCATCAATCCGCAAACGGTGAACCAGCCGGGCAATGGCGGCTTTCTGGATTTAACAACTGGCGAAATTCAGGTCGCAGGAGTTGGTAACACGCCGCTGAATGGCGGAGTCGAAAACAGTTTGAATCCGGCTCCGCGTTTGAGCGTGGCATATAAGGTCACGAATAAATTTGTGGTTCGTGCCGGATACGGGCGAAGTTTTGATATTGGCGTGTTTGGCTCTTTGTTCGGACATACGGTAACGCAAAACCTGCCTGTGCTGGCGGTGCAGCAAATCAACGCACCGTCAAACTTCGACCGGGTTTTTACATTGGCGCAGGGGCCACCGGCATTCACGGCGTTTTACGGATTGAATGCCACGCCGAAAAATGGCGGGCAGCCGAATTTCTCGCTTCCGGCCAGCGGCAAATTTTTCTTGCCCGATGGGGTGTTTGCCCGTGCTATTCCGGATAAACAACGGCTGCCCATGCTGGATGCCTGGAATATGACAGTTCAATACGAGTTGACATCAACGCTTAGCGTCGAAGCTGCGTATGTTGGCAACAAAGGCACGCACGTGTTTGCGGGTGATGGGCCACAGTTCGATGTCAATCAGCCGACCTTGACCGGCTTTGGAACCTTATCGCGTGACCAACGCCGACCCTTGTTCAATCGCTTTGGTTGGCGGCAGCAGATTGATTCCTTCTGCAATTGTGCCGATGACCGATACGATTCGGCGCAGTTCAAACTGACCAAACGATTTTCAGAAACTGCGTTTGGCAGTCACGCCATCCTGATGCATTACACCATTCAGCGTTCGTTGCAGGATGCACAGGATTACTTCATTCATGATGCGGCGCTCAACCGCGGTCCGGCGGATTGGGATCGCACGCACAACTTTGTCTTTTCGCATCTCTGGGAATTGCCGATTGGAAAAGGGAAGAAATGGTTTGGTGGAGCTTCACGCAGGACGGATTGGCTTGTCGGCGGCTGGCAGATCAACTCGAATACATTTGTACAAAGCGGATTGCCCTATAGCTTTTGTTATGATACCGGAGCGAACTCCGATACTGGGCCTTGTCGCCCGAACGTCAACGGCGATCCGAAACCGCAACTGTCCAATGGCAGTTACAATTACGACACATCGGTGCTTTCAAATCCAGGAATCGGCAAATTTGGTAACCAACCGCGTAATGCTTTGCGGGGGCCGGGATATTGGCGAACGGATGCATCGCTATTCAAAAAATTCCGCTTCGATGAAAGCCGGGAAATCGAATTTCGCGTGGAGTCCGTCAATGTTTTCAACCATGTCAATTTGGGAATGCCAACCTCTTTCATCGGCTCGTTCGATCAGACGACTGGTAAATTACAAGCCAACCCGGTGCTCGGCAGCATCTTCACCACAGCCAATTTTGGGGCTGACCCGATGCGCAATCTTCAGTTCGCACTGAAGATCAAGTTTTGA
- a CDS encoding SH3-like domain-containing protein, translated as MFSNEGRTLLGVFLLLTGLLAGACSKTASLNETAYVLPEKLRLKNSTAQAARPSGELKGGDKVTIIARSKTEDGTPWVHVNGPGGQQGWAETRYFVKEEIVTESRKIADQIKDIPTQALGKSKATLKLRLTPDRQNDDNVATLLPSGTEMEIVARERKPRPASLDQKADNAEGASVDSKSGTSKSDVKYDEWLQVRLKDDSVLAAGWIYGGSVELDIPPEIIYFVSTGKRIVGWQKLGTVHGDDNRTGDHFLVEERKVLNADDRADFDRIKVLAYDSATRNYTTPFKDDLLGQFPVTLKMDGQSGTIHLTATDKNDQKHEVEYSVELLGGRVKVQKLISPGSGKK; from the coding sequence TTGTTTAGCAATGAAGGCCGAACACTGCTCGGCGTGTTTCTCCTGCTGACAGGTTTGCTGGCTGGAGCTTGTTCAAAGACTGCTTCTTTGAACGAAACTGCTTATGTTTTGCCAGAAAAGCTCAGATTGAAGAATTCGACTGCCCAGGCAGCTCGTCCGAGCGGTGAATTGAAGGGGGGAGACAAGGTGACAATTATTGCGCGGTCCAAAACCGAAGATGGAACCCCCTGGGTGCATGTCAATGGGCCGGGAGGGCAGCAAGGCTGGGCTGAGACACGTTATTTCGTCAAAGAAGAAATTGTCACCGAGTCGCGCAAAATTGCTGATCAAATCAAAGACATTCCCACTCAGGCTCTGGGCAAATCCAAGGCAACTTTGAAGCTTCGCCTGACGCCGGATCGTCAAAATGATGATAACGTTGCCACATTGCTGCCTTCCGGCACGGAAATGGAAATTGTCGCGCGTGAACGTAAGCCGCGCCCAGCATCCTTGGATCAGAAGGCGGACAATGCAGAAGGCGCAAGTGTTGATTCGAAATCAGGAACTTCCAAGTCAGATGTAAAATATGATGAATGGCTCCAAGTGCGATTGAAAGATGATTCTGTTTTGGCTGCTGGCTGGATTTATGGCGGCTCTGTCGAGTTGGACATTCCGCCGGAGATTATTTATTTCGTTTCAACGGGAAAACGAATTGTCGGGTGGCAAAAACTCGGCACGGTACATGGGGACGATAATCGAACCGGTGATCATTTTCTGGTGGAAGAACGTAAGGTCTTAAATGCAGACGACCGTGCAGATTTTGACCGTATCAAAGTGCTGGCGTACGATTCCGCAACGCGCAATTACACAACGCCGTTTAAGGATGATTTACTAGGACAATTTCCTGTGACATTGAAAATGGATGGACAATCCGGCACGATTCATTTAACCGCGACTGACAAAAATGACCAGAAACACGAGGTCGAATATTCTGTCGAGCTTTTAGGCGGTAGGGTAAAAGTGCAGAAATTGATTTCACCAGGCTCCGGCAAGAAATAA
- the radA gene encoding DNA repair protein RadA, whose amino-acid sequence MASKGPRTVFACQNCGFQSRKWMGRCPDCGEWNSFVEERERAVGKDSPSTGRAGISWRDSKPVAFTEIEAQDDSREVTGIEEFDRVLGGGIVPGSLVLIGGEPGIGKSTLLSQVADKLSSVYGHVLYVSGEESERQIKLRGERLGINPAGLFLLAETSLERIFDEIERLQPKAVIIDSVQTIFSEKLESAPGSVSQVREVAGQFLLLAKNLDVPVFLIGHVTKEGTIAGPKALEHIVDTVIYFEGERHHNHRILRAAKNRFGAANELGIFEMTGAGLVGVPNPSEVFLSERPIGASGSAVVAAMEGTRPMLVEIQALVSSSKFGTGRRTTQGVEINRVALLVAMLEKRVGFHLSGDDIFVNLVGGIALNEPAVDLGIVAAVTSSFRNIPINEHTIVFGEVGLAGEVRATSHAAIRLREAARMGFKRVILPKNNLTGLTEDDRVEVIGIRSVADALDALF is encoded by the coding sequence ATGGCTAGTAAAGGACCACGAACAGTTTTCGCTTGTCAGAATTGCGGATTTCAATCTCGTAAATGGATGGGGCGCTGTCCGGATTGCGGCGAATGGAACTCATTTGTTGAAGAGCGTGAACGCGCAGTGGGAAAAGATTCGCCGAGCACTGGTCGCGCCGGCATTAGTTGGCGCGACAGCAAGCCTGTCGCCTTTACGGAAATCGAAGCGCAAGACGATTCTCGTGAAGTGACGGGCATTGAAGAGTTTGATCGTGTTCTTGGCGGAGGCATCGTGCCGGGGTCATTGGTGTTGATCGGCGGAGAACCTGGAATCGGAAAATCCACATTGCTGAGCCAGGTGGCAGACAAACTCAGCTCGGTTTATGGCCATGTGCTGTATGTTTCCGGCGAAGAAAGCGAGCGCCAGATCAAGCTGCGCGGGGAACGATTGGGGATCAACCCCGCGGGATTGTTTTTGCTTGCTGAGACCAGTTTGGAACGCATCTTCGACGAAATAGAACGGTTGCAGCCCAAAGCCGTCATCATTGACTCCGTTCAAACCATCTTTTCTGAAAAGCTGGAAAGCGCGCCCGGCTCGGTCTCTCAGGTGCGGGAAGTCGCAGGGCAGTTTTTATTGCTGGCAAAGAATCTAGACGTTCCGGTGTTTCTGATCGGCCACGTCACCAAAGAAGGCACAATCGCTGGCCCGAAGGCGCTGGAACATATCGTTGATACAGTGATTTATTTTGAAGGCGAGCGCCATCACAACCATCGTATTTTGCGCGCAGCCAAAAACCGGTTTGGCGCGGCGAACGAACTTGGAATCTTTGAGATGACAGGCGCGGGCCTGGTTGGCGTGCCAAATCCTTCGGAAGTGTTTTTGAGCGAGCGACCGATTGGCGCTTCAGGCTCGGCGGTTGTTGCCGCGATGGAAGGGACGCGGCCTATGTTGGTGGAAATTCAAGCGCTTGTCAGTTCATCGAAATTCGGCACTGGGCGACGAACGACACAAGGCGTGGAAATCAATCGAGTGGCTTTGCTGGTGGCGATGTTGGAAAAGCGCGTCGGGTTTCATCTGAGCGGCGATGACATTTTCGTCAATTTGGTCGGTGGCATCGCATTGAATGAGCCAGCAGTTGATCTAGGGATTGTGGCGGCAGTCACATCCAGCTTTCGCAACATTCCAATCAACGAACATACAATTGTTTTTGGCGAAGTCGGACTGGCTGGCGAAGTGCGCGCCACCAGTCACGCGGCAATTCGGTTGCGCGAAGCAGCCCGAATGGGATTCAAACGCGTCATCTTGCCCAAAAATAATCTGACTGGATTGACGGAAGATGATCGGGTGGAAGTGATTGGCATTCGCTCCGTCGCTGATGCGTTGGATGCCCTGTTTTAG